The following coding sequences lie in one Stenotrophomonas rhizophila genomic window:
- a CDS encoding SMR family transporter — MSLTAFLFVVCSALIDIAANMMVAKSDGFRKPAWGVAAIVLVWLAFALLGQAVKTLDLATAYAMWGAIGVIGTAVCGRVLFGNRLRPIGWVGIALVTGAVVVLSSH; from the coding sequence ATGAGTCTCACCGCCTTCCTGTTCGTGGTCTGCTCGGCCCTGATCGACATCGCGGCCAACATGATGGTCGCCAAATCCGATGGGTTCCGTAAGCCGGCCTGGGGGGTTGCCGCGATCGTGCTGGTCTGGCTCGCCTTCGCGCTTCTCGGCCAAGCGGTCAAGACCCTGGATCTGGCCACCGCCTATGCGATGTGGGGCGCGATCGGAGTGATCGGCACTGCCGTCTGCGGGCGGGTGCTGTTCGGCAACCGCCTGCGTCCCATCGGCTGGGTCGGCATCGCGCTGGTCACCGGTGCGGTGGTGGT
- a CDS encoding (R)-mandelonitrile lyase → MNLLSSTLLSMVAATAPADPAPIQIARAGSTPSAAGPADYFTGTVRIDAPFQRAAPARVGGATVTFEPGARTAWHTHPLGQTLIVTAGVGSVQEWGKPVQEMRPGDIVWIAPGVKHWHGAKATVAMTHIAIAEAVDGSPVTWLEQVSEAQYNGG, encoded by the coding sequence ATGAACCTGTTGAGCAGCACGCTGCTGTCGATGGTGGCCGCCACCGCACCGGCCGACCCGGCCCCGATCCAGATCGCCCGCGCCGGCAGCACCCCATCGGCGGCAGGCCCAGCCGACTATTTCACCGGCACGGTGCGCATCGATGCGCCGTTCCAGCGCGCCGCACCGGCCCGGGTGGGCGGTGCCACTGTGACCTTCGAGCCCGGCGCGCGCACGGCTTGGCACACCCATCCGCTCGGCCAGACCCTGATCGTGACCGCCGGGGTGGGCAGCGTGCAGGAGTGGGGCAAGCCGGTGCAGGAGATGCGCCCCGGCGACATTGTCTGGATCGCGCCGGGGGTGAAGCACTGGCACGGCGCCAAGGCGACGGTGGCCATGACCCATATCGCCATCGCCGAAGCGGTCGATGGCTCACCGGTGACCTGGCTGGAGCAGGTCAGCGAGGCCCAGTACAACGGCGGGTGA
- a CDS encoding SDR family oxidoreductase has protein sequence MAQVFIIGAAGKVGRHLVEQLATRGHRAVALHRRPEQADALAALGGTPMQGDLTHTDAQALAAQMAGSEVVVFSAGAGGAGIELTNAIDGAGLELAVQAARHAGIKRFLLVSAFPEAGRGKAMGDGFENYMAVKKRADVYLAASDLDWVILRPGTLTDAAGRGCVQAGLAIAYGEVPRADVAATLVALVERPQLTHRIIELTEGDQPIDAALQQLPA, from the coding sequence ATGGCCCAGGTTTTCATCATCGGCGCCGCCGGCAAGGTCGGCCGCCACCTGGTCGAACAACTGGCCACGCGCGGCCACCGCGCGGTGGCGCTGCATCGTCGCCCGGAGCAGGCGGACGCGTTGGCCGCACTGGGCGGCACACCGATGCAGGGCGATCTGACCCACACCGATGCGCAGGCGCTGGCGGCACAGATGGCCGGCAGCGAGGTGGTGGTGTTCAGTGCCGGGGCGGGCGGGGCAGGCATCGAACTGACCAACGCCATCGACGGTGCCGGGCTGGAGCTGGCCGTGCAGGCCGCCCGGCACGCCGGCATCAAACGCTTCCTGCTGGTCTCGGCATTTCCCGAGGCCGGGCGAGGCAAGGCGATGGGCGATGGCTTCGAGAACTACATGGCGGTCAAGAAGCGCGCCGATGTGTACCTGGCCGCCAGCGACCTGGATTGGGTGATCCTGCGCCCCGGTACGCTCACCGATGCGGCCGGCCGTGGATGCGTGCAGGCCGGGCTGGCCATTGCCTACGGCGAGGTGCCGCGTGCGGATGTCGCCGCGACGCTGGTGGCGTTGGTCGAACGCCCGCAGCTTACGCACCGCATCATCGAACTCACCGAAGGCGACCAACCGATCGACGCGGCGCTGCAGCAGCTGCCCGCTTGA
- a CDS encoding LysR family transcriptional regulator, giving the protein MRYGPESLHAFVEAAALGSFSAAARRLKKTQSTISTAVATLEADLGLTLFDRRGRYPVLTDDGRKVLGHVQEILAAAERLEQLSIRLGDAVEPRLTVVFSDIYQLNPDHPLLQRFEQRFPDIELEWLDAEGSDVLDVVQRGRAHLGLVPQQAQYPSDLTVRALPLRAEMAVFVARQHPLAQIDAADESHLAGHRRICLSGDDQRSGPARGRSWSASDYLMVLEMAEDGFGWAELPRTLVARYGRGQLVELALPGWPKLVACDAVWRKGETLGPAALWLLDEFLHRTP; this is encoded by the coding sequence ATGCGCTACGGCCCGGAATCCTTGCACGCCTTCGTTGAAGCGGCCGCGCTCGGCTCCTTCTCCGCCGCGGCTCGCCGACTGAAGAAGACCCAATCGACCATCAGCACGGCGGTTGCCACGCTGGAGGCCGATCTGGGCCTCACCCTGTTCGATCGCCGCGGCCGCTACCCGGTGCTCACCGACGACGGGCGCAAGGTGCTCGGCCACGTGCAGGAGATTCTTGCCGCCGCTGAACGCCTGGAACAGCTGAGCATCCGCCTGGGCGACGCGGTGGAGCCGCGGTTGACCGTGGTGTTTTCCGACATCTACCAACTCAACCCCGACCACCCTCTGTTGCAGCGCTTCGAACAGCGTTTTCCGGACATTGAACTGGAATGGCTGGATGCCGAAGGCAGCGACGTGCTCGATGTGGTGCAGCGGGGGCGCGCGCATCTGGGACTGGTGCCGCAGCAGGCGCAGTACCCGTCCGACCTGACGGTGCGTGCGCTGCCGTTGCGCGCGGAAATGGCGGTGTTCGTGGCGCGGCAGCACCCGTTGGCGCAGATCGATGCCGCGGACGAATCCCACCTGGCGGGCCATCGCCGGATCTGCCTGAGCGGTGACGATCAGCGCAGCGGCCCGGCGCGTGGGCGCAGCTGGTCGGCGTCGGATTACCTGATGGTGCTGGAGATGGCCGAAGACGGCTTCGGTTGGGCCGAACTGCCGCGCACCCTGGTAGCGCGATACGGGCGCGGGCAGCTGGTGGAACTGGCCCTGCCCGGCTGGCCGAAGCTGGTGGCGTGCGACGCGGTGTGGCGCAAGGGCGAGACACTGGGCCCGGCCGCGCTGTGGCTGCTCGACGAATTCCTGCACCGCACCCCGTAG
- a CDS encoding alpha/beta fold hydrolase yields the protein MSSYHTVKDGTRIFYKDWGHGQPVVFAHGWPLSSDAWDPQMLFMGQHGYRVIAHDRRSHGRSTQTWDGNTMDTYADDLASLIEALDLKDAILVGHSTGGGEIAHYIGRHGSKRVAKAVLVGAVPPQMVVSATNPGGLPMSVFDGIRAGVAADRSQFYQDLTTPFFGANRDGHKVSQGMRDAFWLQGMQGGHKGQYDCIREFSEVDYTQDLKKIDVPTLVVHGDDDQIVPIDASGRLSAKIVANATLKVYPGAPHGLTVTHADQFNQDLLAFAKA from the coding sequence ATGAGCAGCTACCACACCGTCAAAGACGGCACCCGCATCTTCTACAAGGACTGGGGCCACGGCCAGCCGGTCGTGTTCGCCCATGGCTGGCCGCTCAGCAGCGACGCCTGGGACCCGCAGATGCTGTTCATGGGCCAGCACGGTTACCGCGTGATCGCGCATGACCGCCGCAGCCATGGTCGTTCCACGCAGACCTGGGACGGCAACACCATGGACACCTACGCCGACGACCTGGCCTCGCTGATCGAAGCGCTGGACCTGAAGGACGCCATCCTGGTGGGCCACTCCACCGGCGGCGGCGAGATCGCCCATTACATCGGCCGCCACGGCAGCAAGCGCGTGGCGAAGGCCGTGCTGGTGGGTGCCGTGCCGCCGCAGATGGTGGTGAGCGCCACCAATCCGGGCGGCCTGCCGATGAGCGTGTTCGACGGCATCCGCGCCGGGGTGGCGGCCGACCGCTCGCAGTTCTACCAGGACCTGACCACGCCGTTCTTCGGTGCCAACCGTGACGGTCACAAGGTCAGCCAGGGCATGCGCGACGCATTCTGGCTGCAGGGCATGCAGGGCGGTCACAAGGGGCAGTACGACTGCATCCGCGAGTTCTCCGAGGTGGACTACACGCAGGATCTGAAGAAGATCGACGTGCCGACGTTGGTGGTGCATGGCGATGACGACCAGATCGTGCCGATCGATGCGTCGGGCCGGCTGTCGGCGAAGATCGTGGCCAATGCCACGTTGAAGGTGTACCCGGGCGCGCCGCATGGCCTGACCGTGACCCACGCCGATCAGTTCAACCAGGACCTGCTGGCCTTCGCCAAGGCCTGA
- a CDS encoding DMT family transporter produces MHTHVHSQPRARGGLIAWACLTVAIVAEVVGTSFMADAARHGGYLGYVVMAVALAISYYFLALSVRAIAVGVAYAVWEGLGLTLLTLVGIFVFKDSLSVQQMIGLVMAAVGIVCVTLGEEHTA; encoded by the coding sequence ATGCACACACACGTGCATTCCCAACCCCGTGCCCGTGGCGGCCTGATCGCCTGGGCCTGCCTGACTGTGGCGATCGTCGCCGAAGTGGTCGGCACCTCGTTCATGGCCGATGCCGCCCGTCATGGCGGCTATCTGGGCTATGTCGTGATGGCCGTGGCCCTGGCCATTTCGTACTACTTCCTGGCGCTGTCGGTGCGCGCCATCGCGGTCGGGGTCGCCTACGCGGTGTGGGAAGGCCTCGGCCTGACCCTGCTCACGCTGGTCGGCATTTTCGTGTTCAAGGACAGCCTGTCCGTGCAGCAGATGATCGGCCTGGTGATGGCGGCGGTCGGCATCGTCTGCGTCACGCTCGGCGAGGAGCACACGGCATGA
- a CDS encoding M14 family metallopeptidase: MTDARFHPIGTPGQPWGAAEKAQWRALQQPQRRYANDVVPAVDALRADFDVEQYGTLDYAPDAYPLFAVRSRNWNPALPSVLVTGGVHGYETSGVQGALQFLATRAKDYAGRANVLVAPCVSPWGYERVQRWNADAIDPNRSFVANSPAQESAALMALVEPLRAGMVMHIDLHETTDSDETEFRPALAARDGKPFEPGLIPDGFYLVDDSENPQPAFQTAVNAAVEQVTHIAPADDKGEIIGSPVVAPGVIEYPLKKLGLCASITGATYTTTTEVYPDSPRATPQQCNDAQVAAICAAIDYALAH; this comes from the coding sequence ATGACCGACGCCCGCTTCCATCCCATCGGCACCCCTGGCCAGCCCTGGGGCGCGGCGGAAAAGGCGCAGTGGCGTGCCCTGCAGCAGCCGCAGCGTCGCTATGCCAACGACGTGGTGCCGGCGGTGGACGCCTTGCGCGCGGACTTCGACGTGGAGCAGTACGGCACGCTGGACTACGCCCCGGACGCGTACCCGTTGTTTGCCGTACGCAGCCGCAACTGGAACCCGGCGCTTCCCAGCGTGCTGGTGACCGGCGGCGTGCACGGCTACGAAACCAGTGGCGTGCAGGGCGCGCTGCAGTTCCTGGCCACGCGTGCCAAGGACTATGCCGGTCGCGCGAACGTGCTGGTGGCGCCGTGTGTGAGCCCCTGGGGCTACGAGCGCGTGCAGCGCTGGAACGCCGATGCGATCGACCCGAACCGCTCGTTCGTGGCCAACAGCCCGGCGCAGGAATCGGCGGCGCTGATGGCGCTGGTGGAACCGCTGCGCGCCGGCATGGTGATGCACATTGACCTGCATGAAACCACCGACAGCGACGAAACCGAGTTCCGTCCCGCGCTTGCCGCGCGCGATGGCAAGCCGTTCGAACCGGGCCTGATTCCCGATGGCTTCTACCTGGTGGACGACAGCGAGAATCCGCAGCCCGCGTTCCAGACGGCGGTGAACGCAGCGGTGGAGCAGGTGACCCACATCGCCCCGGCCGATGACAAGGGCGAGATCATCGGCTCGCCGGTGGTGGCCCCGGGCGTGATCGAGTACCCGCTGAAGAAGCTGGGCTTGTGCGCCAGCATCACCGGCGCGACCTACACCACCACCACCGAGGTCTACCCGGACAGCCCCCGCGCCACCCCGCAGCAGTGCAACGATGCGCAGGTAGCCGCGATCTGCGCCGCCATCGACTACGCACTAGCCCACTAG
- a CDS encoding class I SAM-dependent methyltransferase, giving the protein MDAYADPDAVARYAERPPRLVPGFADLQRMCTQLLAESAPTDARVLVLGAGGGLELRTFAQAQPHWRFDGVDPSDAMLALATRTLGAHAHRAQLHHGYIDIAPDGPFDAAACLLTLHFVPLHERVPTLAALHRRLRAGAPLVVAHMSFDQHDGARALWLQRYADFAMSSGITPEQAEHGRAAVAEHVHILSPAQDEALLREAGFSRVESFYQGLGFRGWLALA; this is encoded by the coding sequence ATGGATGCCTACGCCGACCCCGATGCCGTGGCCCGCTACGCAGAACGCCCACCCCGGCTGGTGCCGGGGTTCGCCGATCTGCAGCGGATGTGCACGCAGCTGCTGGCCGAATCCGCGCCGACCGATGCCCGCGTGCTGGTGTTGGGCGCCGGCGGCGGCCTGGAGCTGCGCACCTTCGCGCAGGCGCAGCCGCACTGGCGTTTCGACGGTGTGGATCCGTCGGACGCGATGTTGGCGCTGGCAACCCGCACTCTGGGCGCACACGCCCACCGTGCCCAGCTGCATCACGGGTACATCGACATAGCGCCTGACGGGCCGTTCGACGCGGCGGCCTGCCTGCTCACCCTGCATTTCGTGCCGCTGCACGAACGCGTGCCGACCCTGGCGGCGCTGCATCGGCGGTTGCGCGCGGGCGCGCCGCTGGTGGTGGCGCACATGAGCTTCGACCAGCACGACGGCGCGCGTGCGCTCTGGCTGCAACGCTACGCCGACTTTGCGATGTCCTCCGGGATCACGCCGGAGCAGGCCGAGCACGGTCGCGCCGCCGTCGCCGAGCACGTGCATATCCTGTCGCCGGCGCAGGACGAGGCGCTGCTGCGCGAGGCCGGTTTCAGCCGCGTCGAGAGCTTCTACCAGGGCCTGGGATTCCGCGGCTGGCTCGCGCTGGCGTAA
- a CDS encoding zinc-binding dehydrogenase — MRAALHDTFGDPTIVLHGGDVPTPQPGAGEVRIRTVLAPIHNHDLWTVRGKYGYKPTLPAVGGSEATGVIDALGEGVEGLAVGQRVSAASVHGTWAEHFIAPAKMVIPMPDAIDDETAAQLIAMPLSALMLLEFLQVHEGQWILQNAANGAVGKALAMLSKARGVHCVNLVRRDAGVAEMEALGIDNTISTAQSDWMAQVQTRLAGGSIAAAVDSVGGRASSELMTLLGDGGTLVSFGSMTGEPMQLNSGDVIFKQATVKGFWGSKVSQAMAPDDKRRLVGELLQLAARGGLSLPVDGVFGLDEVAAAAAASLEPGRNGKVLLRP, encoded by the coding sequence ATGCGCGCTGCATTGCATGACACCTTTGGCGATCCCACCATCGTGCTGCACGGGGGTGACGTACCCACCCCGCAGCCGGGCGCGGGCGAGGTGCGTATCCGCACCGTGCTGGCCCCCATCCACAACCATGACCTGTGGACCGTACGCGGCAAGTACGGCTACAAGCCCACGCTGCCGGCGGTTGGTGGCAGTGAAGCAACCGGCGTGATCGACGCGCTGGGCGAGGGCGTTGAAGGCCTGGCGGTGGGTCAGCGGGTGAGCGCCGCGTCGGTGCATGGCACCTGGGCCGAGCACTTCATCGCACCGGCGAAGATGGTCATTCCGATGCCGGATGCGATCGACGATGAAACCGCGGCGCAGCTGATCGCGATGCCGCTGAGCGCGCTGATGCTGCTGGAGTTCCTGCAGGTCCACGAGGGTCAGTGGATCCTGCAGAACGCCGCCAATGGCGCGGTCGGCAAGGCGCTGGCGATGCTGTCCAAGGCGCGCGGCGTGCACTGCGTGAACCTGGTGCGGCGCGATGCCGGCGTGGCGGAAATGGAGGCGCTGGGCATCGACAACACGATTTCCACCGCCCAGTCGGATTGGATGGCGCAGGTGCAGACGCGGCTGGCCGGCGGCTCGATCGCTGCGGCGGTCGACTCGGTGGGCGGGCGTGCCAGCAGCGAGCTGATGACGTTGCTGGGGGATGGCGGCACGCTGGTGTCGTTCGGCTCGATGACCGGCGAACCGATGCAGCTCAACTCGGGCGACGTGATCTTCAAGCAGGCCACGGTGAAGGGGTTCTGGGGCAGCAAGGTGAGCCAGGCGATGGCCCCGGACGACAAGCGCCGGCTGGTGGGTGAGCTGCTGCAGCTGGCTGCACGCGGTGGGCTGAGCCTGCCGGTGGATGGTGTGTTCGGACTGGACGAGGTGGCGGCTGCTGCCGCTGCGAGTCTGGAACCGGGCCGCAACGGCAAGGTGCTGCTGCGCCCGTGA
- a CDS encoding LysR family transcriptional regulator, producing MARENFNDLQVFVAVARERSFTRAAAQLGVSQSALSHTVRGLEERLGVRLLTRTTRSVSMTEAGERLYDTVAPRMQEIEAELVAISDYRDHPAGTIRITTAEHAANSIVWPRLSAILPAYPDLRVELTVDYGLADIVAQRYDIGIRLGGRVANDMIAVPISGPQRMAIVASPAYFVHHVAPQAPADLAAHNCIGLRLPTHGGLMVWDLQKDGQEANVRVDGQWTFNGSSAMLRATLAGAGLAYLPEDMVLEHVQAGRLRRVMDDWCDVFDGYYAYYPSRRQSSSAMRVVIEALRAAR from the coding sequence ATGGCCCGCGAGAATTTCAACGACCTGCAGGTCTTCGTCGCCGTGGCCCGCGAGCGCAGCTTCACCCGCGCCGCCGCGCAGCTCGGCGTCTCGCAGTCCGCGCTGAGCCACACCGTGCGAGGCCTGGAAGAGCGTCTCGGGGTGCGCCTGCTCACCCGCACCACCCGCAGCGTGTCGATGACCGAGGCCGGCGAACGCCTGTACGACACCGTGGCCCCGCGCATGCAGGAGATCGAGGCCGAGCTGGTGGCCATCAGCGACTACCGCGACCATCCTGCCGGCACCATCCGCATCACCACCGCCGAACACGCGGCCAACAGCATTGTCTGGCCACGCCTGAGCGCGATACTGCCGGCCTACCCCGACCTGCGCGTGGAGCTTACCGTCGACTACGGCCTGGCCGACATCGTGGCGCAGCGGTACGACATCGGCATCCGCCTAGGCGGACGCGTGGCCAACGACATGATCGCCGTGCCGATCAGCGGCCCGCAGCGCATGGCGATCGTGGCCAGCCCGGCCTATTTCGTCCATCACGTCGCGCCCCAAGCACCGGCGGATCTGGCCGCGCACAACTGCATCGGGCTGCGCCTGCCTACCCACGGCGGACTGATGGTGTGGGACCTGCAGAAAGACGGCCAGGAGGCCAACGTGCGCGTGGACGGGCAATGGACGTTCAACGGCAGCAGCGCCATGTTGCGCGCGACCCTGGCCGGCGCCGGCCTGGCCTACCTGCCCGAAGACATGGTGCTGGAACACGTCCAGGCGGGTCGCCTGCGCCGCGTCATGGACGACTGGTGCGACGTGTTCGACGGTTATTACGCCTACTACCCCAGCCGCCGCCAATCCTCCAGCGCGATGCGCGTAGTAATAGAAGCGTTACGCGCAGCCCGGTAG